In one window of Cyanobacteriota bacterium DNA:
- a CDS encoding P-II family nitrogen regulator encodes MKKVEAIIRPFKLDEVKIALVNAGIVGMTVSEVRGFGRQKGQTERYRGSEYTVEFLQKLKVEIVIEDEQVDMVVDKIINAARTGEIGDGKIFITPVEEVVRIRTGEKNMEAV; translated from the coding sequence TTGAAAAAGGTTGAAGCAATTATCCGTCCATTTAAGCTAGATGAGGTCAAAATTGCCTTGGTGAATGCAGGCATTGTGGGTATGACCGTCTCTGAAGTTCGTGGCTTTGGGCGGCAAAAAGGTCAAACCGAGCGGTATCGCGGCTCTGAATATACCGTGGAGTTTTTGCAGAAGCTTAAAGTTGAAATCGTGATTGAAGATGAGCAAGTCGATATGGTTGTCGATAAGATCATCAATGCTGCCCGCACTGGTGAAATTGGCGATGGCAAGATTTTCATTACTCCAGTCGAAGAAGTTGTTCGGATCCGGACAGGTGAGAAAAACATGGAAGCAGTGTAA
- the rdgB gene encoding RdgB/HAM1 family non-canonical purine NTP pyrophosphatase → MRRLVIASGNPGKLVEMQQHLAGLDWELSLKPAELEVEETGTTFAENARLKASEIAKALGEWAIADDSGLAVDALDGAPGVYSARYGATDSERIQRLLTALGNEQHRAARFVAVIAIARPDGSIAAQAEGICTGEILREPRGSGGFGYDPIFYVPSQGMTFAEMSPDLKRTVSHRGRAFAALLPQLSSLQ, encoded by the coding sequence ATGCGTCGTCTTGTCATTGCCAGTGGAAACCCCGGTAAATTGGTGGAAATGCAGCAACATCTGGCTGGCTTAGATTGGGAACTAAGTTTGAAACCTGCTGAGCTAGAGGTTGAAGAAACGGGGACAACCTTTGCTGAAAATGCCCGCTTGAAAGCATCAGAAATTGCCAAAGCACTGGGAGAATGGGCGATTGCTGACGATTCTGGTCTAGCTGTAGATGCCCTAGACGGCGCACCTGGTGTCTACTCAGCTCGCTACGGAGCCACGGATTCAGAACGGATTCAGCGGCTGCTGACGGCTCTAGGGAATGAGCAACATCGTGCTGCCCGGTTCGTTGCTGTGATTGCTATCGCTCGCCCTGATGGGTCGATCGCCGCCCAAGCTGAAGGCATTTGCACTGGAGAGATCTTGCGAGAACCGCGTGGCTCTGGCGGTTTTGGCTATGACCCAATCTTCTATGTACCCAGTCAGGGCATGACCTTCGCAGAAATGTCCCCAGACCTGAAGCGTACTGTCAGTCATCGGGGACGTGCATTTGCAGCGTTGTTACCGCAACTATCATCCCTCCAGTAA